One window of the Trifolium pratense cultivar HEN17-A07 linkage group LG2, ARS_RC_1.1, whole genome shotgun sequence genome contains the following:
- the LOC123909750 gene encoding protein FAR1-RELATED SEQUENCE 5-like: MDLTSTSSGIAQMPVVDSSDTLADSLQCYSPTKKETWESLAFKSVEEVEKFYGDYALKSGFSIRILLKSRNNSQNQPTDKIHYLRYGCNKQGYKKGSLLDPKNKPKSESPVVVEFEKVKEKPEERVGCTAAIFLKLDETLNVFKIYKWDVPHCHPLHKPEHGCYLRSFRQVNEVQGQLAVINSKAGMSMRTSYEVMGQGVGGTDNLPFRFSDLKNYLMTNRQKEMLVGEATVIQDFFRNEALSKPSFYYDIQVDAAEDIASIFWADGIMQLDYALFGDVISFDTTYRTNNQYRPLETSYIFIAYPAFEASAPSKNSGNFMIVSCVNVSPTLFVSGVIVSFTESSMILVAA, from the exons ATGGATTTGACATCAACTTCATCTGGAATTGCCCAAATGCCTGTTGTTGATAGTTCAGACACACTTGCTGATAGTTTGCAATGCTACTCTCCTACTAAAAAAGAAACTTGGGAGTCTCTTGCTTTTAAATCGGTTGAAGAGGTTGAAAAATTTTATGGTGATTATGCACTTAAAAGTGGGTTTTCAATTCGGATTTTGTTGAAATCAAGAAACAATTCACAGAATCAGCCAACTGATAAAATACACTATCTACGATATGGATGTAACAAACAAGGTTACAAGAAAGGAAGTTTGCTTGATCCGAAGAACAAGCCAAAATCAGAGAGTCCGGTTGTGGTTGAATTTgagaaagtaaaagaaaaacctGAGGAAAGGGTTGGTTGTACAGCTGCCATATTTTTGAAGTTGGATGAAACTCTGAATGTCTTTAAGATATACAAATGGGATGTGCCCCATTGTCATCCGTTACATAAACCGGAACATGGATGTTACTTGAGATCATTCAGACAAGTCAATGAAGTGCAAGGACAGCTTGCTGTAATAAATTCGAAAGCCGGGATGTCGATGAGAACTTCTTATGAAGTCATGGGTCAGGGAGTTGGAGGAACAGATAACTTGCCTTTTCGATTTTCGGATTTAAAGAATTATCTGATGACAAATCGGCAAAAAGAGATGCTAGTTGGTGAGGCAACCGTGATTCAAGATTTTTTTAGAAATGAAGCTCTGTCGAAACCATCCTTTTATTATGATATTCAAGTTGATGCTGCGGAAGATATAGCTAGTATTTTTTGGGCAGATGGGATTATGCAGCTTGATTATGCCTTATTTGGTGATGTTATAAGCTTTGATACAACTTACCGAACCAATAATCAGTATCGCCCTTTAG AgacatcatacatattcattGCTTACCCTGCGTTTGAAGCTTCAGCCCCATCAAAAAACTCCGGAAACTTCATGATAGTTTCCTGTGTTAATGTGAGTCCAACATTGTTTGTTTCCGGTGTCATTGTCAGCTTCACTGAATCATCAATGATTTTGGT